A segment of the Rhizobium sp. ZPR4 genome:
GCGAATTTCTATCCCGCGAATGCCGAGGCAGCCGATCGCGAACTGACCGAAGATCTCATCCCGTACATGAAGAAGCATTATCGGGTCCAAAACGAGACCGCTGGCCGCGCCGTTGCCGGCCTGTCTCAGGGCGGCTATCAGGCCCTCGTGTCGGGTCTTTCTCATCTCGACACCTTCGGCTGGGTCGCGACCTTCAGCGGCGTCAGCACCACGACCGTTCCGAACAAGACGGTCGATGCCGTGCTGAACGAGCCGGAGAAGATCAACAAGGCCTTGCACAACTTCACGGTGACGGTCGGCAGCAAGGACCAGGTCGTCGGCAAGGATGTCGCCGGCTTGAAGGCGACGCTCGACGAGAAAAAGATCAAGCACGAATATCACGAATATCCGGACCTCCAGCATGAGATGGATGTCTGGCGACCCTCACTCGTGGCCTTCTTGCAAGAAGTCTTCAAGAAATAAGCAGCCGTGACCGCGGCGGAGCTACTCCGCCGCTTCCGCCTGCGTCCGCACGGCATCGTCCCGGCGCAGGATCATGCGATGGGCGGCAAGCACCGCGCCGCCTGTCACGAGCAGGCAGGCAAGCGCAATGCCCCAGCTCGGCTCGGCAAAGCCGAACAGCGTCAGGATCAACGTCGACAGCAACGGCGCGGCATAGCTCGCCGCGCCGAGAATCTGGATATCGCCGTTCTTGACGCCGTAATCCCAGGCATAGAAGGCGGCTCCGACCGGAAAGAGGCCAAGGCCCAGGACGGCGATCCACTGCGCCGCATTCTCCGGCCAGATGGTTTGCTCCAGCCCAACATGACAAAAGAGGGAGAGGATCGACGTGACGAGGCAGAAGATGGTGACGACATCGGTGGAAACGGCCTCGAAACGGCGCGTGATCAGCGAATAGCCGGACCAGGTGAAGGCGCAGAGGAAGGCCGCCCCATAGCCGACGGCATAGGCGCCTTCGAAATGAAAACCGTTGCGGCCGACGATCAGGATCGTACCAGCAAGCCCCATCAGCGCGCCAACAATGTGATACCAGCGCAGCCGCTCGCCAGGCAGCAATGCCGAGCCGACGACGATCAGCAGCGGCCAGAGATAGGCGATCAGCCCAGCCTCCACCGCCGGCGCATGACGCAATGCCGTGAAATAGAGGAAATGATAGCCGAACAGCCCGGCAATGCCCGTGATCCAGACCTTGGCCGGCTGACGCAGAAGCTGCAGGCGCTCGGGCCTCAGCAGAAGGACGACGATTCCGGGAATACTGCCGATGGCAAAGCAGATGGCGAGTAGCTGAAAGGGCGGCATTTTGCCGGATGCGACCGTCAGAAGCGCCAGAAACGACCACATCAAAATGGCCGAAAAGCCCGTCAGCGTCGCCCGAAACTTCATCGCTGCCCCCAGCTCGTTGCTGCAGACGTCTTCGGTCCGCCTAGACAATTTCAGGAAAAACGCGCAGCAATTTTCCATCTGGAATTGCGTAAGAACAACAGCGGGAACCGTCAAGCAATTCCGTGAGCAGCGATCAGATCTAGCTGCCGTATTTTACAGCCGTAATCGTGACAGTCCCGTATTGCGTCGGTATGCGGACGTAGACCGGAGCATAGACATTCATGGCATCGGCCTTGGCAAACCAGATCTCCATATTGTCGCTTTTGGCGAGATAGAGATAGTCCTTGCGCGTACTCTTGTATCCGCTCTTCGGCGTGAAGCGCACAGCGCAGGCAATGGTCTTGCCCTTGAAGCCATCGGTCGAAAACGGATGCGATCCCTTCGGCGACAGTTTCAGATCCATGCGCATCTCGCCGTCGAAGACAGCCAGCGTCTGGTTGCAAAGGTTCAGGCTCGGCGTGATCGGGAAGATCATGCCGGATATCGGATCGAGCACCGCCTTTAGATCCTCCCCGGTAAGAGGAACCCAGGTATCCGGGCGCTTCGGCTCAGGCGTGATCGTATTCGACGTCACATTGCCATTGGCATAGGCGACATCATAGGTGCGCTCTCTCTTGCCGCTCTTGTAAAAGAGCGTGTAGTGCGTCGCCTGCAGCTTGCTGTCGTTGACGACGCCGGTCACATCGGTGCGCGCATCGATGGAGGTCACGAGATCGGCAAGGCCCGCAGAGGTGATATCGCCGCGAATGGTGAACTGCTTGCCGGTGACTTCGGTCTTGAAATCCGCCCGGGCAATCGGCAGGCCGGCCAGCGAAACGCGATACCGCGTTTCATGCCGCAGCACGTCGGCCAATGCCAGCGACGGCACCGACGCAACGATAGCTGAAATGAGAAGCCACTTCCGAATTTGAACCATGATCAAGGCCTTCAACGAGGATCAGGCAAGTTATATAGTCACTTTGCTTGCCTGCTGCGAGCGTCAGACAACAGCAGCTTTTTGACGGAATTGCGGGAAAACACAAGGTTTGGCTTGACGCGGCCGGCCGCTCTGACTATAGAACCGCAACTTTCCAATTATGGCCTGTTGGATTGCGCGCCGGGTTTTGCTCGGAATGCTTATCCAGTGGCCGAGAAAAACAAAAGTAGGTGTACCATGTCCCGCATGTGCGAATTGACCGGCAAGGCCGTCCTCGTGGGCAACAATGTCAGCCACGCCAACAACAAGACCAAGCGTCGGTTCCTGCCGAACCTCTGCCAGGTCACTCTGATTTCCGACGTTCTCGGCCAGCGTTACCGCCTGCGCGTTTCCGCTGCAGCGCTCCGCTCGGTTGAGCATCGCGGTGGTCTGGACGCTTTCCTTATCAAGGCAAGCGAAAACGAACTCAGCATGCGCGCTCGCCTGCTGCGTCGCCAGATCGTCAAGAAGTCTGCTGAAGCTGCCGTTGCTGCTTAAGCAGCACTAGCACTTCGCGATTTCATACCGGCTAAGAGGCTTGCACGGATCATCTCCGGACAGGCCTTTTTCCATGTCCGGTTTCCTTCAACTGGTGGCATCTCCCAGGATAAAAAAATGCTGACGATACGTCATACCCTTATCTACGTTCTGCTGATGACGCTGGTCGTCGTCGCTTCCAACATCCTCGTGCAGTATCCGCTGCAGGCTACACTCGCCGGCATCAATCTTGCGGATATCCTCACCTGGGGCGCCTTCACCTATCCGGTCGCCTTTCTCATCACCGATCTGACCAACCGCCAGTTCGGCCCCAAGGCCGCGCGCAAGGTTGTCTTTGCCGGCTTCGTCGTCGGCGTCGCGCTGTCCTTCTATACGGCACAGCCGCGCATCGCGATTGCCTCCGGTTCGGCCTATCTCGCCGGCCAGCTGCTCGATATCTCGGTCTTCAACCGTCTGCGCCGCATGGCCTGGTGGCGCGCACCGCTGTTCGGCTCGCTCATCGGCTCGATGCTGGATACGCTGATCTTCTTCTCATTCGCCTTCGCGCCCTTCTTCGTCTTCTTCGGACCGAACGATCCCTTCGCGATCGAATGGGCTCCCATCCTCGGCGTCTTCTCGACCTCGGCCCCGCGCTGGATTTCCTGGGCGATCGGCGACTTCTCGGTCAAGGTGACCGTCGGGCTCGTCATGCTGCTGCCCTATGGCGCGCTGATGAACATGCTGAAGCCGATGTCGCAGGCTCCCACGGCTTGAATGATCGAATGCCCGGCGCGGATCGCTATCGATTCGCGCCGAGAACGTTTTTCACCGACAAGACAGGCAGGTCAGGACGGCGGATGCAAAAGCATCCGGGCTTTCCGCCATCATTAGATGGCCGGTATCGGCAATATTGATCCGCGCCGTGCAGAGGGCATTCGCCCAGTCGGGAACATCCCAGCCTTCCGCAGAACGCCGCCCGGCAATCAGATAGACTGATATGCCGGATTGCAGAATACCGCGCACAGCCTCCAGATAGGCAGCCTCTCCCGTTGCCGCGACGACCGCCTTCGCCTGCGCCTTGATCGTCGACGGCGGCTGATTGGCAAGCCAACTTCTAGCGAGCGATGACGTCCATTCATTGATCTGCACGCTCGCGCCCGCGATCCAGGCATCCGGGTCAGCCTCATAGCCGGAGATGATACTCGCCACTTCCTCATCTGGTTTCACGGCAATCTGGCCCGACCAGAATGCATCCCTCAGCGTAAAATTCCCTTCGACGCTTGTCAGCGATTCGATGAGTTCGGGGAAATGCCTGGCAACCAGCATCGAAACCGCACCACCAACCGAATGTCCGACCAGGTGCACCTTGCCTGCATCGAGGCCAGATATGAAACCCGCGATATGGCGCGCCTGATCGAGAAGAGAAAGGCTGCTGGTGTCCGCCTCGCGATTGCGGCCATAGCCGATCAAGTCGGGCGCATGAACATCGGCATTGCCGAAAGCAGCCAGGATCTTGGGGTCGCTCAGGCTGCCAAAGAGCCCATGCACCAGCACGATAGGTTTGTCGGGAGCGGACATGTCGAGGAATCCGATTGTTGGAGCAAAGGCGTCGCTTAGCCCACGACCGACATTTGCTCAATGCCGGCGCAGCGAATAAATCGGCCGACCCGTCGTCTAGTTCTGGCTGACGAGATTGTCGTCGCGCAGGCGAAATTCGAGCATCAGGCTGCGCTGCAGGATCGAGTGATTGTCGTCCGAGACTAAAATGAGGTGCAGCGAGCCATCGCTGGCGCGGAAGACATCGATGCCTTCCATATTGTCGATCTGTTCTCGCGTGCTGGCTTCAAAAATCACATTGCCGTCCACAACGGCGCCTGGCTTGATATCAGCGCCAGCAATACGGCGGATGCGCACGCCAAGGCCGTGCATCAGCCCGAAGCGCCGCTCCAGCAGCAATAGGTCGCCATCGGGCAGAAAGACGCCATCGCTCACACTGAACTCGCCATGATGCCGGACGGTGAAGCGGCCACTCAACGGGCCGTCCAGAATGGCGGCAAGCATATTGCCCTCATCATCCCGGCTGTCTTCCGTAACGATGACAGCCCCACCGGCAAGCGGGCTCGACTGCGGCGCAATCATCAGCGCCTCGAGGCTACGATTGGCGCGCAACTGCAATCTCGGGATCGGGAGAGGCAAGCTGCCGTCAGGCGGAGAAATCTCGAAACCCGGGTCGGGATAGGCGTCGATGCGATGATATTGCTCGTAGCTGACAAGGACATGATCGCCCCGGAGTGCCAGCCCCTCCGCATCCATACCACCCCTGCCGGCGTCGGTGCCGCCGTGACGATTGATCATCGGCAAGATACGGGCATCGCTGATACCCTTCAGCCGGCCCTTATCGTCGCGCTCGATCGCTCCTGTCAGCCAATGACCGGTATCCAGTACCGAAATGAAATGCTGCTGGTCGGAACGGAAGCGAATGGCGGAGATGGCACCGAGAAGCGCATTATCGGAACTGAGCTCAAGGCCGCCGACGAATTCCAGCGAACCGAACAGCGTTTCATTCGAGCCCGGCCTCAATGTAGAAATCACAGTGGCGCGGATATTTGCCGGACCGCCCTCATCGCCATCATCGCCGGAGCTGCAGCCGGCAAGCAACGTTGCCAAAACGGCTGCCATCAAAGCAGCCCATGCCCTGCATC
Coding sequences within it:
- a CDS encoding EamA family transporter, which produces MKFRATLTGFSAILMWSFLALLTVASGKMPPFQLLAICFAIGSIPGIVVLLLRPERLQLLRQPAKVWITGIAGLFGYHFLYFTALRHAPAVEAGLIAYLWPLLIVVGSALLPGERLRWYHIVGALMGLAGTILIVGRNGFHFEGAYAVGYGAAFLCAFTWSGYSLITRRFEAVSTDVVTIFCLVTSILSLFCHVGLEQTIWPENAAQWIAVLGLGLFPVGAAFYAWDYGVKNGDIQILGAASYAAPLLSTLILTLFGFAEPSWGIALACLLVTGGAVLAAHRMILRRDDAVRTQAEAAE
- a CDS encoding DUF3108 domain-containing protein, encoding MVQIRKWLLISAIVASVPSLALADVLRHETRYRVSLAGLPIARADFKTEVTGKQFTIRGDITSAGLADLVTSIDARTDVTGVVNDSKLQATHYTLFYKSGKRERTYDVAYANGNVTSNTITPEPKRPDTWVPLTGEDLKAVLDPISGMIFPITPSLNLCNQTLAVFDGEMRMDLKLSPKGSHPFSTDGFKGKTIACAVRFTPKSGYKSTRKDYLYLAKSDNMEIWFAKADAMNVYAPVYVRIPTQYGTVTITAVKYGS
- the rpmB gene encoding 50S ribosomal protein L28, which translates into the protein MSRMCELTGKAVLVGNNVSHANNKTKRRFLPNLCQVTLISDVLGQRYRLRVSAAALRSVEHRGGLDAFLIKASENELSMRARLLRRQIVKKSAEAAVAA
- a CDS encoding queuosine precursor transporter encodes the protein MLTIRHTLIYVLLMTLVVVASNILVQYPLQATLAGINLADILTWGAFTYPVAFLITDLTNRQFGPKAARKVVFAGFVVGVALSFYTAQPRIAIASGSAYLAGQLLDISVFNRLRRMAWWRAPLFGSLIGSMLDTLIFFSFAFAPFFVFFGPNDPFAIEWAPILGVFSTSAPRWISWAIGDFSVKVTVGLVMLLPYGALMNMLKPMSQAPTA
- a CDS encoding alpha/beta hydrolase, with translation MSAPDKPIVLVHGLFGSLSDPKILAAFGNADVHAPDLIGYGRNREADTSSLSLLDQARHIAGFISGLDAGKVHLVGHSVGGAVSMLVARHFPELIESLTSVEGNFTLRDAFWSGQIAVKPDEEVASIISGYEADPDAWIAGASVQINEWTSSLARSWLANQPPSTIKAQAKAVVAATGEAAYLEAVRGILQSGISVYLIAGRRSAEGWDVPDWANALCTARINIADTGHLMMAESPDAFASAVLTCLSCR
- a CDS encoding esterase-like activity of phytase family protein, translating into MAAVLATLLAGCSSGDDGDEGGPANIRATVISTLRPGSNETLFGSLEFVGGLELSSDNALLGAISAIRFRSDQQHFISVLDTGHWLTGAIERDDKGRLKGISDARILPMINRHGGTDAGRGGMDAEGLALRGDHVLVSYEQYHRIDAYPDPGFEISPPDGSLPLPIPRLQLRANRSLEALMIAPQSSPLAGGAVIVTEDSRDDEGNMLAAILDGPLSGRFTVRHHGEFSVSDGVFLPDGDLLLLERRFGLMHGLGVRIRRIAGADIKPGAVVDGNVIFEASTREQIDNMEGIDVFRASDGSLHLILVSDDNHSILQRSLMLEFRLRDDNLVSQN